Part of the Tenacibaculum sp. SZ-18 genome, TACCATGTTGTACTTCTCGTTTCACCATTTGGTAATGTAACTGGCTCAGATTTTACATCTACAATGAAGTTATTCCCTTTTACTAAATCACTTTTTCGTAATGAAACCTCATATTCGAAATATGCGCTTACAGGATCCATTGTTTGATCTCGATTTAAATCTTCAACATCTGGATAGGTAGATCCAGAAGTTGGAAAATCTTCTCCAGATTGATCAGTCGTTGGTGAATTTCCTTCGGTTCCGTTATAATTTTTATAACGAGTAAGAATAGAAGCGTTTGAAGCATCCAAGTCTCCACTTCTAAAAAATTGAAAATTATCTCCTGATAAATCTTCTTGGTTAAGTCTTGTTACATCAATATTAATTGGCAAACTTGAATCATTATTGATTCTGTCTATTAGATTTCTCTCTTGGCTATCTGAAAGTCCATCTAAACCTATATCTTGTTGCGTTCTTTCATCTGCATCTGCGCTAAATGCGTATAAAATAGATGGGTTTCTTGGAATAGTACCCATATTTGTATCAACTTGTGGTACTGGATTCTGAGTTGTTGATAACCCATTTTCAAATTGTTTTTGTGAATCTCTAAGGATATCTTCAGAAATACTCCCTAAGTTGATAAATAATTTTCCTTGATTTACTTGATTTTGCGGATCAACTCCAGCCGGTAATCCCTCTTCTGGGGTAATAGAATATCCTTCATACGGGTCCATTAACCAAAACTGAATATATTCAACGTTTGCTTGTTCGAAATTATTTGTAGTTGTTAATGCACGCATAATTCCTCCCCAGTTTTGATTGGGGTTGACAAATGTTCCGTCTCCATTTAACTCTGTTGTTTCTGTATTGAAATTGTAAGGACCTCTTTCACTTGGAAAATATGCTAAATCTAATGTTCTTACTAAATTTATTTGAGTGATATCTAAATCTGTATTTGGAAATAATTCAGAGAAACTAATCTGTCGAACTTCATTTCTTGATAGTTCTATATCGGTAATATTTGAAGGTCTATTTGTACTATTTGAATAAAATAACTGATCAATACTATACCATGATAATTTACCTCTTCTAAAATTATACCTTGGATCATTTGTCGCTTCGGCGAAATCCTGAGACAATGGAGTACTTGCCAAAAACCATTGTTGTGGAGAAGTTAAATTAATTGGAATTTGAGTTGCCTCGAAATCATCCAAATATGAAGTTGCTGTTCCGTTTACATCAATACCACTCGGTGAACCCGGTAATAAATATGCCATATCTGCACGAACCGATATATTTGATGGTGCATCTGTTTCCACAAAAGGAAGTTTATTTGCCAGCTTCGTGAAATATGGGATTTCCGAGGAGAAATCTACATTCAAACCTAACATGACATTATCAATAGGTTCCGCTCCAAAATTAACTTTAGGAGTTATGGGTCTTTCGCTAACATTTAAAAATGTTCCTCCAATGATAAAGTTTTCATTTATTTTATGCTCAATATCAACTCCTAAAAATGTCTTTCTTTGTTGATTAAAAAATGTATTATTTTCTACAGATGCATTGATTGGAACACCTGATGCTTCTAATCCTGGATCTAAAATTTGAACTCTACCTAACTGATAATCTACTACATAATCTACTCCTTCTACCAAAGTTCTTCCTCCAGCTGAAACTCTAACTGAACCTCTTGGAATATTAAACGCTCCTAACGAAATACCTCTACTAGCCTCCGATTTAAAATATCCTTTTAAGAAAAACTTATCCTTATTTTGAAATTCATTTTTTGCCTGAACTTTAGTTGTTAAATAAAGATCCTTGAATAAATATTTTGATTGATCAACCGCATCAGTAATTTTTGTTTCTAAATCAATTCCAAATGGTTCGGCTTCTGGAAAGTAAATTAATCCCTTATCAGAATTCACAGTAATTCCTTCGACAAAATCAAAAAAACCGTCTCCACCATCGACCTTAAACTGACTTTGATCTAACTTATCAATATTGAATAAGTTTATTAATGTTCTATTTTGTAAATCTGTTTGTTGAGCATTTTGTAATGTGTTTTGTAAAATTCCCGTTTCATCGTCACGATACAATAACTCAAAACGAAAACCTTCTTGGCGTAAAGGATATGCTCCTAAAGCATAAACATTTTTCATCATTAGTCTCCAAGTCGGTGCAGGGATGAATGTTGGAGGAGTATTGGTTCCTATTTCTCTCCTTGTTGTTAAAATTTCACTACGTAATAATTTAACAGCAATATTTGATGGTGCGTTGATCCCATCATTTGAAAATTCACCAACTTTAAAAACTGTTTCGTTATTCGAAGCACCTACAACTGTATACTCATATGCTACCGCTAATACTTCTCCATCATTTAACCTTCTATTTAAAGAAATGAAACCTAACTGAGGATGTAATGTATATTCGTTTGATTGTAATTTTCTTGCATTTTGAAGATAAGAATAATCATTACCTTGAATCATTTCTACTGGCAAAGAAGCATCTAAAGTTCCCACCTCACGAATTCCGCCAGAAGTAACACTCAATAAATCATTAATATTATTTACCCCATTATAAGGAATTGGTGTTCCTTGTACACTAACTGGATTTGAAACAACATCTACATAATTTTCTTGAGGAATACCGGTTGAAAGATTTGCACTTACCATATTTTCTAAATCAGACTCTCCTATATCTGCAAAGGCGACAATACTTCTGTAATCTTGTACATTCTGATTTCTGTTAGTAATCCAAACTTCAATTCGGTTAATATTAACTGGACTACTAACTAATGGATAATTAGATAATGCTTTACTGTAGTTCTCTCTGAAGTATTGAGATAAAAAGAAGTGTCTGTCATTATCATAATCCGTAACCCGCAACTCAAACGGCTCTATTACAGCACCACCTTCTGCAACAACATTTCTTGATTGAGAATTTTGTTGCGAAAAAGCCGTACGAATCGTTGTTTTTCCGAATTGAAAATCTGCACGAACTCCAAAAAGAGCTTGAGCACCATTAATTAATGAGTTTTTAATTGGCAAGTTTACGTTACCCGCATCAATTTTCTGTATAATATCATCTTCTGTTGGCGTATATTCAACTTTAATGATATTTTGAAAATCGAAAGTAGATTGTGTATCGTAATTTGCAGTTACTTGTAAACGTTTTCCAACTTTTGCTTGAATACTTGCACTAATTTGCTGATCAAAATCAAAAGTAAAACTGCTTTGATTCTCGACAGATATTTGAGGATTTTCAGTATTCTGATAAATCCCACCTAACTTTATACTTATTTGACCAGTTGGAATTACCTCAACTTCATTTCCTCCAAAAACGTTTTCGAAAAACTTGGAATTGACATAATATTTTGGAAGAAGATTTTTTCGTTTTTTATCGTTTCCTTTTTTGTTTGGATTTGCGGCATCTACTTTTTCTCTGAAATAAGATTTTAAATCGTTTTTTAATTTAAACTTATCGTATTCGCGAGGTGTCATATAAATTGGAGTTCCAATAACGTAATCTCCAATCTTTTCAACAATCACAAACTTATTAATAGCTTTATCGTATCGAACTTGAATATCTGTTGGATTGTTTAAAAAGAGATGAGCCTTTTGTGCAAAATTAAAATTATACTTTAATGGAACGATGCTATCTTTTTTTGCTGGAATAGAATCTTTCTTATTTGTACTCTGAGCAAATGAAACAACACTTACTAGTATAGCAAGTGCTGTAAAAAATCTATTACGAAAATGTTTTCTCAACTTCTTTTACAAGTTTTTAAGTGCCTTTTTTATCAGCTCTTCCACAGACGCCGATGGCGATTCTTTTAATATGTTGGTAATTACTTTGTCTGACTGTTTTCGAGTAAATCCTAAAACCTCTAATGCAGATAACGCTTCTTCTTTATTAGTATTGCTCTCAGTTACAGAAACTTCGTCAATATTAAACGTTTTTAAGATTTTCTCTTTTAAATCGATGATAACCCTTTGTGCTGTTTTGGATCCTATTCCCTTAACCGATTGAATCAATTTTACATTCTCAGATGCAATTGCATGCTGAACATCCTCTGCGGTCATTGAAGACAACATTGTTCTTGCGATGCTAGGTCCAACTCCTGAAACAGAAATAAGTAACTTAAATACTTCTCGCTCAACCTTATCAATGAAACCGTAGAGCGTATGTGCATCTTCTCTTATTGAAAGATGCGTATATAACTTTACATTTTCATCCGTTGGAAGTGATCCGTAGGTGTTTAGTGAAATATTCAGTAGGTATCCTAATCCGTTGCAATCTACCACAACGTAGGTAGGATTTTTCTCTACCAATCTTCCTTTTATTTGGGTAATCATTTGTTTTTGTGTAACCGACGCCTAAAGTAGCAAAATTTTTAGGATTGTAAAACCTGTATTTTACTCCTTATTAATTCTTTAAACTTCTCTTCTCTCTCTCCTGCGCATCTACCACAGCTACCGCTGCCATATTTACCATTTCATCTACACTTGCTCCAAGTTGCAAAACATGAACAGGCTTACTTAAACCTAACAAAATAGGACCAATCGACTCTGCTCCGTTTACTTGTTTCATTAATTTATAAGTAATATTTGCTGATTCTAAGTTTGGAAAAATCAACACGTTTACCTTTTTTCCTTTAAGTTTAGAAAAAGAAAATTCCTTTGACAATAACTCTTCATTTAATGCAAAATCTGCTTGAATCTCTCCATCAACTACTAAGTCTGGATACTGTTCATGCATATACTCAACCGCCTCACGAATTTTAACTGAAGTCTCAGACCTTGTTGATCCGAAGTTAGAGAAGCTTAACATTGCTACATTTGGCTTCATACCAAACATACGAGCTAAAATACTTGTGTAATGAGTAATTTTGGCGAGTTCTTTCGCGTTTGGATTAATATTAATCGTTGTATCTGATAAGAACATTGGTCCTTGCTTTGTAAGCAATAGGTTCGTTGCAGCTACTTTTAAAACACCACGATCTTTTTCTATCAATTCTAAAATTGGTTTTACTACCGATGGATAAGGACGTGAATACCCTGTAATTAATCCATCTGCTTCTCCTTCATTTACCATCATTGCAGCAAAATAGTTGCGCTCACGCATCCATTTTTGAGCTTCCAACAAAGTAATTCCTTTACGTTGTCTTGTTTTCCAGAATTTTTCAGCAAATCTTAATCTTCTTTCCTTCTCTTCTGAAGTTTTAGGGTCGATAATAGTCACATCTGCCTCAAAACCTAGTTCCAGTTTTAATTCTAGAATGATTTCTTTATTTCCCAAAAGAATTGGAATACCTATTTTCTCATCATAAACCCTTTGAGCAGCTTTTAATACATCTAAATGATCTGCTTCTGCAAATATAATTTTCTTAGGATTTGTTCGAGCTCTGTTATGTAAGATTCTCACTTCTTTACTTCCAGATCCTGATCTATCCATTAAAGTGTCTCTATATCGATCCCAATCTTCAATAGGTTGTTGAGCAACACCACTATCCATTGCTGCTTTCGCAATTGCAGGTGGAATTTCATAAATTAATCTTGGATCAAAAGGCTTAGGGATAATATACTCTTTACCAAATGAAAGACTAATTTCGTCATAAACAATATTTACTTGTTCGGGCACTGATTTCTTAGCTAAATCTGCCAATGCATGTACGGCAGCCATTTTCATTTCTTCATTAATTTTAGTTGCTCTCACATCTAAGGCACCTCTGAAAATAAATGGGAAACCTAATACATTGTTTACTTGATTTGGATTATCAGATCTTCCTGTTGCCATAATAATATCATCACGTGTAGCGACTGCTAAATCATATGATATTTCTGGTTCAGGATTTGCCATTGCAAATACAATAGGGTTTTTAGCCATTGATAATAGCATCTCTGGACTTACAACATTTCCCTTTGATAAACCTATAAATACATCTGCATTATTCATCGCTTCTTTCAAAGTATCCACATCTCTTTCCGTCGCAAATTCTTCCTTTTGCGGAGTTAAGTTTTCTCTACTTTTTCGGATAACTCCCTTGCTATCACACATGACAACATTTTCCCTTTTAGCTCCAAGAGCCAAATACAAGCGAGTACAAGATATGGCAGCAGCTCCTGCTCCATTTACAACAATCTGAACATTTTCAATATTTTTCCCATTTATTTCTAATGCATTCTTCAATGCAGCCGCAGAAATAATAGCTGTTCCATGTTGATCATCGTGCATTACAGGAATATTTAACTCTTCCTTTAAACGTCTTTCAATTTCAAAAGCCTCTGGAGCTTTAATATCTTCAAGGTTAATTCCTCCAAATGTCGGAGCGATTGCTTTCACAGTTTCTACAAACTTATCGATATCTGTTGCATCAACTTCAATATCGAATACATCTATATCTGCAAAAATTTTAAAAAGTAATCCTTTTCCTTCCATGACAGGTTTTGAGGCTTCTGGACCAATATCTCCTAAACCTAAAACAGCTGTTCCATTTGAAATTACTGCAACTAAATTTCCTTTTGTTGTGTATTTGTAAACATTGTTTTTATCTTTTGCTATTTCTAAACAAGGCTCAGCAACTCCTGGTGAGTACGCTAAAGATAAATCGTGTTGAGTGGCATATTTTTTAGTCGGTACTACCGATATTTTTCCTGGTGATGGTTTCGCGTGATATAATAAGGCTTCGCGTCTTTTACGTGATTCGCTCATAAACTTTTATGCTTAATTGTGGATTCACAAATATAAGGTTTGTTATTTAGTATCATAATTTATTAGAAAATGAGACATCTCCTTTTTCCCTCCCCATTATTAAGATTTTTTATTAATCAAAAATTAAATCATATGCCACAAACATTACCAGTTCTGAACATCATAAGACAAAGTTATGTGAAACGAAACAATCCTCAGTAAAACTGAAATATTTTGAACAACACCTTTGCTTACACTATTTTTTCGAAAGCATATTACTTTCAAGCTATTATGGAAGCCTTTAACACTCGCAGAGAGTTTTCATTCCATCTTTAAAAATCTCAATAAAGGCAGAAAATAATTTTAAATAATTACCAACTGTACAATTGACAGAGTTAACAATAGGCACATTTCTAGTTGCATTGCGAGAAGCTAGTTTGTACCTCAGGGTGTAATCAAATTGAAACGAAATATATCATTTACTTAAAATAAAAAAAGTTGAAAAGTTTATTGAAATGTACTTTCATGTGTACTTGAATGAAAAAATCGTATGGTAAGTTTACTGTGAATCTTTTTGTGGAAGAATTCATACATTATAATGGTTCTTATTTGAAGAATATGAATAAAACACCGAGATCAGTTTAGTTTTACTTTTCTTTTAGGAAGCTTATGTTTCTCGTTAATCCAGCATATTTCGTTCTTTTTACTGCGGATTTTTTGAATACCTTTTTAAATGTCTCTTCTGTTAACTCTTGCCAATCCCTTTTGTCCATTTCCAACATAGAATCTTTTGGGCTGAATAAAGGTTGATTATGCGGTTTAGAAAATCGATTCCAAGGACAAACGTCTTGACAAATATCACAACCAAACATCCAATCTTCCATTTTATCTTTGAACGTTAATGGAATATTGTCTTTTAACTCAATGGTAGCATAAGAGATACATTTACTAGCGTCAATAGAGTTGTTCGGTAAAATTGCATCAGTAGGACAAGCATCAATGCAACGCGTACAACTCCCGCAGTGATCTGTTGTAAAAGGTTGATCATACTCTAATTCCAAATCAATTATTAATTCCGCTAAAAAGAAAAAAGACCCCTGTTTCTTTTGAATTAATAATGTGTGTTTACCATTCCATCCTAAACCAGCTCTTTCTGCCCATGCTCTTTCTAAAACTGGTGCAGAATCAACAAAACAACGTCCATTTATGTTTCCAATCTCCTCACGAAGAAATTCTAATAAAGCAAACAGTTTGCTCTTTATGACATGGTGATAATCTTCACCATACGCATATTTAGCAACCTTGTAAGAATTCTTCTCTTGTATTTGTTCAGGATAATAATTATAAGACAATGAAATTACAGACTTTGCTCCTTCTACTAATAGTCTTGGATCTAATCGCTTATCAAAATGGTTTTCCATATACTGCATTTGACCATGGTAATTATTCTGTAGCCAAGTTTCAAGTCGCGGTGCTTCTTTTTCTAAAAAATCAGCTTTAGCGATGCCGCAGTCTAAAAACCCTAAGTAGCTGGCATGCTTTTTAATTAGTTTAGAAAATTGTCTTGCTTTTTTCAAAAAAAGTAACTATTAATTAACCACAATATTACTGATAACTTTTAACTTTGTTATAATTACTCACTCAACACAGCAAACTCATTAATGTTTTCATCTCAAAATTATTAGCATCATGAAAAAAATTGTAAAAATCATTTTATCAATAGTAACCCTTTTCATAATCGCTTTGGCTACTATACCTTTCTTATTTCAGGATAAGTTGGTTTCTTTATTAAAGGAAACTATTAACAACAATTTAAATGCAAAGGTAGAGTTTTCTGATGCGAATTTAAGCTTACTTAAAAACTTTCCAAAAGCTTCGATTGAGCTAAAAAATGTAGCCATAACAAATTTCTCTCCTTTTGAAGGAGATACTTTATTATATAGTGAAAATATCCAACTAAAATTAAAACTTACCGAAATTTTTAAGAGCGTAAATAGCGAGTTAAAAATTCAATCTTTTTCCATTGATAATACGTTAGTCAATGTTATTATTGATGAAAAGGGTAACGCTAATTATGATATCACTAAAAAAGATGTTTCAGTTTCTTCTGAACAAGAGGAAACAGAAAATAATTCGTCCAGCAATTTCAAGTTGTCTTTAAATGCTTATGAGTTAACCAAAACTACTATAAAATATACTGATGAGAAAGAAAAAATGAGGGTTGTCCTTTCCGATTTTAATCATTCAGGAAGTGGAGATTTCTCTCAAAAAAGAACTGAGTTAGATACA contains:
- the sprA gene encoding T9SS outer membrane translocon Sov/SprA — its product is MRKHFRNRFFTALAILVSVVSFAQSTNKKDSIPAKKDSIVPLKYNFNFAQKAHLFLNNPTDIQVRYDKAINKFVIVEKIGDYVIGTPIYMTPREYDKFKLKNDLKSYFREKVDAANPNKKGNDKKRKNLLPKYYVNSKFFENVFGGNEVEVIPTGQISIKLGGIYQNTENPQISVENQSSFTFDFDQQISASIQAKVGKRLQVTANYDTQSTFDFQNIIKVEYTPTEDDIIQKIDAGNVNLPIKNSLINGAQALFGVRADFQFGKTTIRTAFSQQNSQSRNVVAEGGAVIEPFELRVTDYDNDRHFFLSQYFRENYSKALSNYPLVSSPVNINRIEVWITNRNQNVQDYRSIVAFADIGESDLENMVSANLSTGIPQENYVDVVSNPVSVQGTPIPYNGVNNINDLLSVTSGGIREVGTLDASLPVEMIQGNDYSYLQNARKLQSNEYTLHPQLGFISLNRRLNDGEVLAVAYEYTVVGASNNETVFKVGEFSNDGINAPSNIAVKLLRSEILTTRREIGTNTPPTFIPAPTWRLMMKNVYALGAYPLRQEGFRFELLYRDDETGILQNTLQNAQQTDLQNRTLINLFNIDKLDQSQFKVDGGDGFFDFVEGITVNSDKGLIYFPEAEPFGIDLETKITDAVDQSKYLFKDLYLTTKVQAKNEFQNKDKFFLKGYFKSEASRGISLGAFNIPRGSVRVSAGGRTLVEGVDYVVDYQLGRVQILDPGLEASGVPINASVENNTFFNQQRKTFLGVDIEHKINENFIIGGTFLNVSERPITPKVNFGAEPIDNVMLGLNVDFSSEIPYFTKLANKLPFVETDAPSNISVRADMAYLLPGSPSGIDVNGTATSYLDDFEATQIPINLTSPQQWFLASTPLSQDFAEATNDPRYNFRRGKLSWYSIDQLFYSNSTNRPSNITDIELSRNEVRQISFSELFPNTDLDITQINLVRTLDLAYFPSERGPYNFNTETTELNGDGTFVNPNQNWGGIMRALTTTNNFEQANVEYIQFWLMDPYEGYSITPEEGLPAGVDPQNQVNQGKLFINLGSISEDILRDSQKQFENGLSTTQNPVPQVDTNMGTIPRNPSILYAFSADADERTQQDIGLDGLSDSQERNLIDRINNDSSLPINIDVTRLNQEDLSGDNFQFFRSGDLDASNASILTRYKNYNGTEGNSPTTDQSGEDFPTSGSTYPDVEDLNRDQTMDPVSAYFEYEVSLRKSDLVKGNNFIVDVKSEPVTLPNGETRSTTWYQFRIPVRNGFTQAVGGITDFNSIRFMRMYLTEFNMPVVTRFAELELVRGDWRRYTRTLDPTIPEQDLDNDDLNNFEVGVVSIEQNDDRYELPPGITREQLQGTNRIQRQNEQSSTITVNDLEPGKARAIFKNISIDLRRYKNLRMFLHAEQVPGKTVSDNDMSAIIRLGTDLNENYYEIEKPLILSTSSNSPLEVWPEENNLDILMTDLSTLKLDRDGANVSPADIYSGTDSNGLIIKVKGNPTLAQVRTVMLGVKNTTLNDRSVEVWFNELRAVGFDNQGGWAAVLNADTNFADVIDLSLAGRMSTVGFGNVDQRVQERSLEEQKQYNVSTNVQLGKMMPKKWNMQVPMSYSYGEEFIDPKFDPQYQDVVLEDAKSKGSAQAQRNAENAQDYTRRKSISFINVKKNRNPKSDKKPKFYDVENIAASYSFSEEFHKDYNIERFVNQNLMAGLNYNFNFTPFVIEPFKKSKIFKGRHWRFIKDLNFNPVPKNLTVNSKINRNYNLQQSRNLIEGLTPQPELIQRRFLFDWDYTIAFDLSKSLQLNFNATNNYIYDSFGQDEKLEIFDKFFTFGRRNQYHQTLNATYKVPINKLPYLSFITSDYGYTADFDWQASSRSTITEEVNGIPVEVSIEDKVGNMIQNANKHTIGATIDFKRFYKTIGLENLFLKKSQRKAVSGQKKGVALGSNGAKSQPIKLKKNASFGKKLLKGTYDVLTSVKRAKINYSRESGTLLQGFRPSVGFLGRSNYNGSVAPTLGFVFGSQTEMLNEAISNGWLITRDANADYYNQNYGRTRNDNLDYNISIKPLKDFTIDLRGNRIKTSNITQQLDVILKPGGDPTNNNDYEQNPALRAFETGNYSTSHFMLGTMFTDGDALYQNFLDNRDIIANRIAAERGIIVNDIDPNNNNPGFKRNGQQAMLPAFLAAYSGTNANSTSTDIFRNIPLPNWTMRYNGLMKLKWFKKNFSSFTLSHSYKSSYTIANFTNNLQYDENDLSLTNNSGNYQPELLISSATLIDEFSPLIKVDMKMRNSFSLRGEIKKDRSLSLNFNNNTLTDIKGTEFIFGFGYRIKDVKMITRITGKKETLKGDINLRADISLRDNLTLIRSVDEQNNQITGGERLFGLKFLADYNLNSNLRASFYYNHNTFDYAISTNFPRQSINAGFNIVYNLGN
- the ruvA gene encoding Holliday junction branch migration protein RuvA, whose product is MITQIKGRLVEKNPTYVVVDCNGLGYLLNISLNTYGSLPTDENVKLYTHLSIREDAHTLYGFIDKVEREVFKLLISVSGVGPSIARTMLSSMTAEDVQHAIASENVKLIQSVKGIGSKTAQRVIIDLKEKILKTFNIDEVSVTESNTNKEEALSALEVLGFTRKQSDKVITNILKESPSASVEELIKKALKNL
- the queG gene encoding tRNA epoxyqueuosine(34) reductase QueG, which produces MKKARQFSKLIKKHASYLGFLDCGIAKADFLEKEAPRLETWLQNNYHGQMQYMENHFDKRLDPRLLVEGAKSVISLSYNYYPEQIQEKNSYKVAKYAYGEDYHHVIKSKLFALLEFLREEIGNINGRCFVDSAPVLERAWAERAGLGWNGKHTLLIQKKQGSFFFLAELIIDLELEYDQPFTTDHCGSCTRCIDACPTDAILPNNSIDASKCISYATIELKDNIPLTFKDKMEDWMFGCDICQDVCPWNRFSKPHNQPLFSPKDSMLEMDKRDWQELTEETFKKVFKKSAVKRTKYAGLTRNISFLKEK
- a CDS encoding NADP-dependent malic enzyme; amino-acid sequence: MSESRKRREALLYHAKPSPGKISVVPTKKYATQHDLSLAYSPGVAEPCLEIAKDKNNVYKYTTKGNLVAVISNGTAVLGLGDIGPEASKPVMEGKGLLFKIFADIDVFDIEVDATDIDKFVETVKAIAPTFGGINLEDIKAPEAFEIERRLKEELNIPVMHDDQHGTAIISAAALKNALEINGKNIENVQIVVNGAGAAAISCTRLYLALGAKRENVVMCDSKGVIRKSRENLTPQKEEFATERDVDTLKEAMNNADVFIGLSKGNVVSPEMLLSMAKNPIVFAMANPEPEISYDLAVATRDDIIMATGRSDNPNQVNNVLGFPFIFRGALDVRATKINEEMKMAAVHALADLAKKSVPEQVNIVYDEISLSFGKEYIIPKPFDPRLIYEIPPAIAKAAMDSGVAQQPIEDWDRYRDTLMDRSGSGSKEVRILHNRARTNPKKIIFAEADHLDVLKAAQRVYDEKIGIPILLGNKEIILELKLELGFEADVTIIDPKTSEEKERRLRFAEKFWKTRQRKGITLLEAQKWMRERNYFAAMMVNEGEADGLITGYSRPYPSVVKPILELIEKDRGVLKVAATNLLLTKQGPMFLSDTTININPNAKELAKITHYTSILARMFGMKPNVAMLSFSNFGSTRSETSVKIREAVEYMHEQYPDLVVDGEIQADFALNEELLSKEFSFSKLKGKKVNVLIFPNLESANITYKLMKQVNGAESIGPILLGLSKPVHVLQLGASVDEMVNMAAVAVVDAQEREKRSLKN